In Catenulispora sp. MAP5-51, the following proteins share a genomic window:
- a CDS encoding SGNH/GDSL hydrolase family protein, protein MAAVTVLTEAADPYCLRAGEAERLLAGHPWRRFAVLGDSIAEGVADTVPGYSLMPYADRVAAELTTVRPELAYLNLGRRGLRAHEVRAGQLAPALAFAPDLALVACGANDALRPGYEARADAVDAELAAIIRALQECGALVITVSIFVRPVYPSLPSWLRPTGTERMATLGARTTAVGAACGTVHIDLADHPIAVAMDSTSSDGLHGNARAQSVAAAETIRALGGMLHPKEP, encoded by the coding sequence GTGGCAGCCGTGACCGTGCTCACCGAAGCCGCCGACCCGTACTGCCTGCGCGCCGGGGAAGCGGAGCGGCTGCTCGCCGGGCATCCCTGGCGGCGCTTCGCAGTGCTCGGCGACAGCATCGCCGAGGGCGTCGCCGACACCGTGCCCGGCTACAGCTTGATGCCGTACGCCGACCGGGTCGCCGCCGAACTCACCACGGTCCGCCCCGAGCTCGCCTACCTGAACCTGGGACGGCGCGGCCTGCGCGCGCACGAGGTGCGAGCCGGGCAGCTCGCGCCGGCGCTGGCGTTCGCCCCCGACCTCGCGCTGGTCGCGTGCGGCGCCAACGACGCGCTGCGGCCCGGCTACGAGGCGCGCGCCGACGCCGTGGACGCCGAGCTCGCGGCGATCATCAGGGCCCTGCAAGAGTGTGGAGCGCTGGTGATCACCGTCTCGATCTTCGTCCGTCCCGTGTACCCGAGCCTGCCGTCCTGGCTCCGGCCCACCGGCACCGAGCGCATGGCCACCCTCGGCGCGCGCACCACGGCCGTGGGCGCGGCGTGCGGCACCGTCCACATCGATCTGGCCGACCATCCCATCGCCGTCGCGATGGACTCCACGAGCTCCGACGGTCTGCACGGCAATGCGCGCGCCCAGTCCGTCGCCGCCGCCGAAACCATCCGCGCCCTGGGCGGGATGCTTCACCCCAAGGAGCCCTGA
- a CDS encoding 4'-phosphopantetheinyl transferase superfamily protein — MSGDVSAFLVGDVPSATVTGLLATLDDEERRRAARLPSAEGRRRFVIAHGVTRQIVGSCLGAPPAELQWKVGAHGKPELVGQWTGIHANLSHSGARCLVAVSRDRAVGADIQRLVPGLDVLAMARRYFPADEAADVVGAADPADAFARLWARKEAVTKAAGGRLTQVLPLPTPPGAVVELTGSAYRVIDVPAPDGFHAAVALAGAEEFRVGVSEWKPGVAELMPEVARWTPEVAQWQP, encoded by the coding sequence GTGAGCGGCGACGTTTCGGCCTTCCTCGTCGGCGATGTGCCCTCGGCGACGGTGACCGGCCTGCTCGCCACCCTCGACGACGAAGAACGCCGCCGGGCCGCGCGCCTGCCGAGCGCTGAGGGTCGCCGCCGATTCGTCATCGCGCACGGCGTCACCCGCCAGATCGTCGGCTCCTGCCTCGGGGCACCGCCGGCCGAGCTGCAATGGAAGGTCGGCGCCCACGGCAAGCCGGAGCTGGTCGGCCAGTGGACCGGCATCCACGCCAACCTGTCCCACTCCGGCGCGCGCTGTCTGGTCGCCGTGTCCCGCGACCGCGCGGTCGGCGCCGACATCCAGCGGCTGGTGCCGGGCCTGGACGTGCTGGCCATGGCACGGCGCTACTTCCCGGCGGACGAGGCGGCCGACGTCGTCGGGGCCGCCGACCCCGCCGATGCGTTCGCGCGGCTGTGGGCCCGCAAGGAGGCTGTCACGAAGGCCGCCGGGGGACGGCTCACGCAGGTCCTGCCGCTGCCGACGCCGCCCGGCGCGGTCGTCGAGCTGACGGGATCGGCGTACCGGGTGATCGACGTGCCCGCGCCGGACGGCTTCCACGCCGCCGTCGCCCTGGCCGGCGCCGAGGAGTTCCGGGTCGGGGTGTCTGAGTGGAAGCCCGGGGTGGCCGAGTTGATGCCCGAGGTGGCCCGGTGGACGCCCGAGGTGGCCCAGTGGCAGCCGTGA
- a CDS encoding alpha-hydroxy acid oxidase, which translates to MHTTVPPGPGTAAEPADQWGIRRAVRLAFPGPSSLAADSVHTERLDVYLTDLLQPHGLALNPGALAPRGQSYGEMAEALIELAVPAGEGVDLLVMAYAIPDITPGRATTTYLSHVCPGNPMAFAVSDEGTAAGFTGLRLIREYARGGGFRRALLLVVEQAWLAYDPGVPAAMPSGHTGVALLFGDAECAKMAESVGAPDLPVPAGQPGPSEPVAMLGPVRVRAGAFEGSPCADIEELGEAQPVIQTQTVILGAVLKAEADALAGRADVVLASPGRPFTGVWWELAAALEAEPGDRRIVLADADFDLGFLCTAAIEVRGRRGASGPEAAQPLLCFEDYRHAAQERVSPEIWDYIDGGADTERTIAANRQAFARVDLRPRALVDTEVCDTRTAILGATLGTPLAIAPSAYHRLVHPDGEVATAQGAGAADALYVVSIFASRTLEDIAASASGPLWLQLYWLKQRDALAGLIDRAAAAGYRALVLTVDIPRMGRRLRDMRNGFAVGPDCAAVNLDAALMAAAHMRGVGTSALAAHTAQAIDASVTWADLAWLRERSDLPLVLKGILTAEDARLAVAHGADAIIVSNHGGRQLDGAVPSLVALPEVVQAVAGACPVMVDGGVRSGGDAFAAMALGAQAVFLGRPVLWGLAAGGAAGVAGLLDLATGELAHTMALAGRPSLDLIDRSAVRFDERTES; encoded by the coding sequence GTGCACACAACCGTCCCGCCCGGCCCCGGCACCGCCGCCGAACCGGCCGACCAGTGGGGGATCCGCCGCGCGGTGCGGCTGGCCTTCCCCGGACCGTCGAGCCTGGCCGCCGACTCGGTGCACACGGAAAGGCTCGACGTCTACCTCACCGACCTGCTGCAGCCGCACGGGCTCGCGCTGAACCCCGGAGCGCTGGCCCCGCGCGGCCAGTCCTACGGGGAGATGGCCGAGGCGCTGATCGAGCTGGCGGTGCCGGCCGGGGAGGGGGTCGACCTGCTGGTCATGGCCTACGCGATCCCCGACATCACGCCGGGCCGGGCCACCACCACCTACCTGAGCCACGTCTGCCCCGGCAACCCGATGGCCTTCGCCGTCAGCGACGAGGGCACCGCCGCGGGGTTCACCGGGCTGCGGCTGATCCGCGAATACGCGCGCGGCGGCGGGTTCCGGCGCGCGCTGCTGCTGGTGGTCGAGCAGGCCTGGCTCGCCTACGACCCCGGGGTCCCGGCGGCGATGCCGTCCGGGCACACCGGGGTCGCGCTGCTGTTCGGCGACGCCGAGTGCGCCAAGATGGCAGAGTCCGTCGGAGCGCCGGACCTGCCGGTCCCGGCCGGCCAGCCTGGCCCCTCTGAGCCGGTGGCGATGCTCGGGCCGGTGCGGGTGCGGGCCGGTGCGTTCGAGGGTTCGCCATGCGCTGATATCGAGGAACTCGGCGAAGCCCAGCCCGTGATCCAAACACAGACGGTGATCCTCGGCGCGGTGCTCAAAGCCGAGGCCGACGCGCTCGCCGGGCGCGCGGACGTCGTGCTGGCCTCGCCGGGGCGGCCCTTCACCGGCGTGTGGTGGGAGTTGGCCGCGGCGCTGGAGGCCGAGCCGGGCGACCGCCGCATCGTGCTCGCCGACGCCGATTTCGACCTCGGCTTCCTGTGCACGGCCGCCATCGAGGTCCGGGGCCGCCGCGGCGCTTCCGGCCCCGAGGCCGCGCAGCCGCTGCTGTGTTTCGAGGACTACCGGCACGCCGCCCAGGAGCGTGTCAGCCCCGAGATCTGGGACTACATCGACGGCGGCGCCGACACCGAACGGACCATCGCGGCCAACCGGCAGGCCTTCGCCCGGGTCGACCTGCGGCCCCGGGCCCTGGTCGACACCGAGGTCTGCGACACCCGCACCGCGATCCTCGGCGCGACCCTCGGCACCCCGCTGGCCATCGCGCCCTCGGCGTACCACCGGCTGGTGCACCCCGACGGCGAGGTCGCGACGGCTCAGGGGGCCGGCGCGGCCGACGCGCTGTACGTGGTCAGCATCTTCGCCAGCCGCACGCTGGAGGACATCGCGGCCTCCGCCTCCGGTCCGCTGTGGCTCCAGCTGTACTGGCTGAAGCAGCGCGACGCCCTGGCCGGGCTCATCGACCGGGCGGCCGCGGCCGGGTACCGCGCCCTGGTGCTGACCGTCGACATCCCGCGCATGGGCCGGCGGCTGCGCGACATGCGCAACGGCTTCGCGGTCGGCCCGGACTGCGCGGCGGTGAACCTCGACGCGGCGCTGATGGCCGCGGCCCACATGCGGGGCGTGGGCACCTCGGCGCTGGCCGCGCACACCGCGCAGGCCATCGACGCCTCGGTGACCTGGGCCGATCTGGCCTGGCTGCGGGAGCGCAGCGATCTGCCGCTGGTCCTCAAGGGGATCCTCACCGCCGAGGACGCACGGCTCGCGGTCGCCCACGGCGCCGACGCGATCATCGTCTCCAACCACGGCGGCCGGCAGCTCGACGGCGCGGTGCCCAGCCTGGTGGCGCTGCCGGAGGTGGTGCAGGCGGTCGCCGGGGCCTGCCCGGTGATGGTCGACGGCGGCGTACGCAGCGGCGGCGACGCGTTCGCGGCGATGGCGCTGGGTGCGCAGGCGGTGTTCCTGGGCCGGCCGGTGCTGTGGGGCCTGGCCGCCGGGGGAGCGGCCGGGGTCGCCGGCCTGCTGGACCTGGCGACCGGGGAGCTGGCGCACACGATGGCGCTGGCCGGGCGGCCGTCGCTGGACCTGATCGACCGCAGCGCAGTGCGCTTCGACGAGCGGACGGAGAGCTAA
- a CDS encoding PLP-dependent aminotransferase family protein encodes MQWRREDLHVAVRDPAAASMNFLNEVAARFPDAVSLAAGRPYDGFYVADDIERYLQVFRDHLASLEMSSSAVDRTLLQYGRTNGVIGDLIARTLAADEGIEVPAEAVMVTAGCQEAMIIALRGLCTGPDDVVLAVEPCYVGFTGAARILGIEVVPVPEAADGLDPEAVLRVAREVRESGRRPRALYAVPNFANPSGVSMATAVRRRLLEVAAEAELLILEDDPYGLFGLDDEPRPTLKALDRDQSVVYLGSFAKSVFPGARVGFLVADQVVVDAEGRRTLLADELSTVKSMLTVNTSPIAQAVVGGVLVDSEYRLRSANRAKTEFYRRNMRALLAALEQEFGDDERMTWNTPSGGFFAVLTVPFVADEAMVEVSARDHGVLWTPMGFFYGAGGGEKAIRLSCSALEPPRIEEGVRRLGKFVRDRVS; translated from the coding sequence GTGCAGTGGCGGCGAGAAGACCTGCACGTGGCCGTGCGGGACCCGGCGGCGGCCTCGATGAACTTCCTCAACGAGGTCGCGGCCCGGTTCCCGGACGCGGTGTCGCTGGCCGCCGGGCGGCCCTACGACGGCTTCTACGTGGCCGACGACATCGAGCGATATCTCCAGGTCTTCCGCGACCACCTGGCCAGCCTCGAGATGTCCAGCTCGGCGGTCGACCGGACGCTGCTTCAGTACGGCCGGACCAACGGCGTCATCGGCGACCTGATCGCCCGGACGCTCGCCGCCGACGAGGGCATCGAGGTGCCGGCCGAGGCGGTGATGGTCACCGCCGGGTGCCAGGAGGCGATGATCATCGCCTTGCGTGGACTGTGTACCGGCCCTGACGACGTGGTGCTGGCCGTCGAGCCCTGCTACGTCGGCTTCACCGGCGCGGCGCGGATCCTGGGGATCGAGGTCGTCCCGGTCCCCGAAGCGGCCGACGGACTGGACCCCGAAGCCGTGCTGCGCGTGGCCCGGGAGGTGCGCGAGTCGGGGCGCCGGCCGCGCGCGCTGTACGCGGTCCCGAACTTCGCCAACCCCTCGGGGGTGTCGATGGCCACGGCGGTGCGGCGGCGGCTGCTGGAGGTGGCCGCCGAGGCCGAGCTGCTGATCCTGGAAGACGATCCCTACGGCCTGTTCGGGCTCGACGACGAGCCCCGCCCGACGCTCAAGGCGCTGGACCGCGACCAGTCGGTCGTCTACCTCGGATCGTTCGCGAAGTCGGTGTTCCCCGGGGCCCGAGTCGGGTTCCTGGTCGCCGATCAGGTGGTCGTGGACGCCGAGGGCCGGCGCACGCTGCTGGCCGACGAACTGTCCACGGTCAAGAGCATGCTGACGGTGAACACCTCGCCGATCGCGCAAGCTGTGGTCGGCGGCGTCCTGGTCGACTCCGAGTACAGACTGCGCTCCGCCAACCGCGCCAAGACCGAGTTCTACCGGCGCAACATGCGGGCCCTGCTGGCGGCGCTGGAGCAGGAGTTCGGCGACGACGAGCGCATGACGTGGAACACGCCCAGCGGCGGGTTCTTCGCGGTGCTGACCGTGCCGTTCGTCGCCGACGAGGCGATGGTCGAGGTCTCGGCGCGGGACCACGGCGTGTTGTGGACGCCAATGGGCTTCTTCTACGGCGCCGGCGGCGGTGAGAAGGCGATCCGGTTGTCGTGCAGCGCTTTGGAGCCGCCGCGGATCGAGGAAGGCGTGCGCCGGCTGGGGAAGTTCGTGCGGGACCGGGTTTCGTGA
- a CDS encoding phosphopantetheine-binding protein, with translation MTESLELHIGAIAEADPVFRAKIVDTVCGLLPDVLKREVEGAGESTTLMEDLGMSSTGALEIVLLLEENLEVEIGVEDLGREHFETVGTLADYVAGNVIPED, from the coding sequence ATGACGGAGAGTCTGGAGCTGCACATCGGCGCCATCGCGGAGGCCGATCCGGTGTTCCGCGCCAAGATCGTGGACACCGTCTGCGGTCTGTTGCCCGACGTGCTCAAGCGCGAGGTCGAGGGCGCGGGGGAGAGCACGACCCTGATGGAGGACCTCGGCATGAGCTCCACCGGCGCGCTGGAGATCGTGCTGCTGCTGGAGGAGAACCTGGAGGTCGAGATCGGCGTCGAGGATCTGGGCCGCGAGCACTTCGAAACCGTCGGAACGCTGGCCGACTACGTCGCCGGCAACGTGATCCCCGAAGACTGA
- a CDS encoding 3-oxoacyl-[acyl-carrier-protein] synthase III C-terminal domain-containing protein → MTALTAIGTYLPPERVPIEDMAERFGLTAMQTKVFRRYHKLGAVSRDAGGTLSDLLRGALDDLEGLEGNEHRVRYVIHARTFPTVTPYPLNPLRELCRERGLDHAETFAVGHHACASGLLAIDVAGRLLAADAGPHPDALALVLAGEKAFTGEAQMVPETSFFGEGAAACLISAAGDRDRLLSYSADLHGEFDGDSMEQALEFQRVYSEALGEAILAAVEGAGLEMEGIALVLPHNVNVVAWQRVCKRIGFPLAKVVLDNVAADGHVFCADAFLNYRTAANRGLLRPGERYVVAAAGAGRGATFSAMVFEH, encoded by the coding sequence GTGACCGCACTGACCGCGATCGGCACCTACCTGCCGCCCGAGCGCGTCCCGATCGAGGACATGGCCGAGCGCTTCGGGCTGACCGCCATGCAGACCAAGGTCTTCCGGCGCTACCACAAGCTCGGCGCCGTCAGCCGCGACGCCGGCGGTACGCTGTCGGACCTGCTGCGCGGCGCCCTGGACGACCTGGAAGGCCTGGAAGGCAACGAGCACCGCGTCCGCTACGTCATCCACGCCCGTACCTTCCCCACGGTCACGCCCTACCCGCTGAACCCGCTGCGCGAGCTGTGCCGGGAACGCGGTCTGGACCACGCCGAGACCTTCGCCGTCGGCCACCACGCCTGCGCCTCCGGGCTGCTGGCCATCGACGTCGCCGGCCGCCTGCTGGCCGCCGACGCCGGCCCCCACCCGGACGCGCTCGCGCTGGTCCTGGCCGGGGAGAAGGCGTTCACCGGCGAGGCGCAGATGGTGCCGGAGACGTCGTTCTTCGGCGAGGGCGCCGCCGCGTGCCTCATCAGCGCCGCCGGGGACCGCGACCGGCTGCTGTCCTACAGCGCCGATCTGCACGGGGAGTTCGACGGCGACTCGATGGAGCAGGCCCTGGAGTTCCAGCGGGTCTACTCCGAGGCGCTCGGCGAGGCGATCCTGGCCGCCGTGGAGGGCGCCGGCCTGGAGATGGAGGGGATCGCCCTGGTGCTGCCGCACAACGTCAACGTCGTGGCCTGGCAGCGGGTGTGCAAGCGGATCGGGTTCCCGCTGGCCAAGGTGGTGCTGGACAACGTGGCCGCCGACGGGCACGTGTTCTGCGCCGACGCCTTCCTGAACTACCGCACGGCCGCCAACCGCGGCCTGCTGCGGCCCGGGGAGCGCTACGTCGTCGCGGCGGCCGGCGCCGGGCGCGGCGCGACCTTCTCGGCCATGGTCTTCGAGCACTGA
- a CDS encoding class I adenylate-forming enzyme family protein: MTVSGIRAALAADPGLGAGNVLHKLIEHGESLDGPGMTFDTAVDDHPAGHPLTLGELRDAVAARAAWLSEQGVGPRDPVAVYVTTAADTFLHFMALTWLGAIPALMNPNLPGDVAAEYIRRLRAVGLLTDADHRRLLARSERGLELGFRIDAVYEVTQTPAGNPAVAPAPYKHADEDPIAITHSSGTTRMPAAVTQTHGNLFVGTRLLRLRKPRARGTDRILSVLPAPHAAGIMAMNHALCNRSELLYISRPDDGPAVVDAIESWRPTGVFGFAVTWAELARIDLSKRAVDSVSLWYNTGDCAHEPHIRNLVTAGSYERVTREGVQRVPGSMFVDGLGSSEMGHSAFHITHTPDTERYGRCVGQTHDFVEIKLLDPTTGDEVPVGEVGLCAMLSASLSPGYWNDSLNTYRNHRNGYYLTGDLLYRDEEGYYYHVDRMVDAVDLGHGRWLYTAMSEERILKACPDVLDCTVVAVPTDAGVVTDVLLTLHPWADPHHDWEPAVRAALTAAAAETLRSVLVIGEDKLIIGPTGKVRKFLMRQRHAADAAAADSLAAAVGAGAAESGAQ; this comes from the coding sequence ATGACCGTCTCCGGCATCCGCGCCGCGCTGGCCGCCGACCCGGGCCTGGGCGCGGGCAACGTCCTGCACAAGCTCATCGAGCACGGCGAGTCCCTCGACGGCCCCGGCATGACCTTCGACACCGCCGTCGACGACCACCCCGCCGGGCACCCGCTGACCCTGGGCGAACTGCGCGACGCCGTCGCGGCGCGCGCCGCCTGGCTGTCCGAGCAGGGCGTCGGCCCGCGCGACCCGGTGGCCGTCTACGTCACCACCGCCGCCGACACCTTCCTCCACTTCATGGCCCTGACCTGGCTCGGCGCGATTCCGGCGCTGATGAACCCCAATCTGCCGGGCGACGTGGCCGCCGAATACATCCGCCGTCTGCGGGCCGTCGGGCTGCTCACAGACGCGGATCACCGGCGGCTGCTCGCCCGGTCCGAGCGCGGTCTGGAACTGGGGTTCCGGATCGACGCGGTGTACGAGGTGACGCAGACGCCGGCCGGAAACCCGGCCGTGGCGCCCGCGCCCTACAAGCACGCCGACGAGGACCCGATCGCGATCACCCACTCCTCGGGCACCACCCGGATGCCCGCCGCGGTGACGCAGACGCACGGGAACCTGTTCGTCGGCACGCGCCTGCTGCGGCTGCGAAAGCCCCGGGCCCGCGGTACCGACCGGATTCTCAGCGTCCTGCCGGCGCCGCACGCCGCCGGGATCATGGCGATGAACCACGCGCTGTGCAATCGCAGCGAGCTGCTGTACATCTCCCGGCCCGACGACGGCCCGGCCGTGGTGGACGCCATCGAGTCCTGGCGGCCCACCGGCGTGTTCGGCTTCGCCGTCACCTGGGCCGAGCTGGCCCGGATCGACCTGTCCAAGCGGGCCGTGGATTCGGTGTCGCTCTGGTACAACACCGGCGACTGCGCGCACGAGCCGCACATCCGCAACCTGGTCACCGCCGGCTCCTACGAGCGGGTCACGCGCGAGGGCGTGCAGCGCGTCCCCGGTTCGATGTTCGTCGACGGCCTGGGCTCCTCCGAGATGGGCCACTCGGCGTTCCACATCACCCACACCCCCGACACCGAGCGCTATGGCCGCTGCGTAGGCCAGACCCACGACTTCGTGGAGATCAAGCTGCTGGACCCGACCACCGGTGACGAGGTCCCGGTCGGCGAGGTCGGGCTGTGCGCGATGTTGTCGGCGTCGCTGTCGCCGGGCTACTGGAACGACTCGCTGAACACCTACCGCAACCACCGCAACGGCTACTACCTCACCGGCGACCTGCTCTACCGGGACGAGGAGGGCTACTACTACCACGTGGACCGCATGGTCGACGCGGTCGACCTCGGCCACGGCCGCTGGCTGTACACGGCGATGTCCGAGGAGCGGATCCTCAAGGCCTGCCCGGACGTCCTGGACTGCACGGTCGTGGCCGTGCCCACCGACGCCGGCGTGGTGACGGACGTGCTCCTCACGCTGCATCCGTGGGCCGATCCGCACCACGACTGGGAGCCGGCCGTGCGCGCCGCGCTGACGGCCGCCGCGGCCGAGACCCTTCGCAGTGTCCTGGTGATCGGCGAGGACAAGCTGATCATCGGCCCGACCGGCAAGGTCCGCAAGTTCCTGATGCGCCAGCGGCACGCCGCCGATGCGGCGGCCGCCGACTCGCTCGCCGCCGCCGTGGGTGCCGGCGCGGCTGAAAGCGGTGCGCAGTGA
- a CDS encoding SDR family oxidoreductase: MTEKNSAASATPVALVTGGGNGIGAALCAKLAEAGHRVVVVDIDPEATAKVADSCGGVAFEADVSDPEQNRAMVAHAIERFGRLDVAVLNAGVSSDQPPDLPLDLDRYRRVLGVNIDGLAFGIDAAAPELAQHGGRILVTASLAGLGPDQANPLYALTKSAAIGYVRAIAASLTQRGVSINALCPGFTDTAILGITRLLIRKQRFPLLSPDDVAAAALTVLDTPGTGQAWTLVAGRPPQPFAFPPLPTTLMPDGSQAQFRPFLSKAPKKEDTP; encoded by the coding sequence ATGACCGAGAAGAACTCCGCAGCCTCCGCGACCCCCGTGGCCCTGGTCACCGGCGGCGGCAACGGCATCGGCGCGGCGCTGTGCGCGAAGCTCGCCGAGGCCGGCCACCGTGTCGTGGTCGTCGACATCGACCCCGAAGCCACCGCGAAGGTCGCGGACTCCTGCGGCGGCGTCGCGTTCGAGGCCGACGTCTCCGACCCGGAGCAGAACCGTGCGATGGTCGCCCACGCCATCGAGCGCTTCGGCCGCCTGGACGTCGCCGTCCTCAACGCCGGCGTCAGCTCCGACCAGCCGCCGGACCTCCCGCTGGACCTGGACCGCTACCGCCGCGTCCTGGGCGTCAACATCGACGGCCTGGCCTTCGGCATCGACGCCGCCGCGCCCGAACTCGCCCAGCACGGCGGGCGGATCCTGGTCACCGCCTCCCTCGCCGGCCTGGGCCCCGACCAGGCGAACCCGCTCTACGCGCTCACCAAGAGCGCCGCCATCGGCTACGTCCGCGCCATCGCCGCCTCGCTCACGCAGCGCGGCGTCAGCATCAATGCCCTGTGTCCCGGCTTCACCGACACCGCGATCCTCGGCATCACCCGCCTGCTGATCCGCAAGCAGCGCTTCCCGCTGCTGAGCCCCGACGACGTCGCCGCCGCGGCGCTGACCGTCCTGGACACGCCCGGCACCGGGCAGGCCTGGACCCTGGTCGCCGGCCGCCCGCCGCAGCCCTTCGCCTTCCCCCCGCTGCCCACGACCCTGATGCCGGACGGCAGCCAGGCGCAGTTCCGGCCCTTCCTGAGCAAGGCGCCGAAGAAGGAGGACACGCCATGA
- a CDS encoding alpha/beta hydrolase: protein MPLDPQIQAMRDRRVEAAAPQLYTLSLAEARAADLASIQAEAHDPEPVHEVADRVLPAAGRGIPVRVYRPSPARALPTLLYFYGGGWTLGGLDTCDGICRTLANLAGVQVVSVGYRLAPEHRFPAAVEDCRDALRHIADHPADFGTEAGALAVGGDSAGGNLAAVAALLAREDRLSLAGQLLVYPNTDQLALDGSMRENVDPWLFNHRSVSWYREHYLADQADATNPLASPLLAPDLAGLPPALVITAEYDPLRDQGEAYARRMAAAGVSVELTRYEGMVHGFFTMTGAVDAARHAVAQAAGALRGWFGLEPVGSPTAHQPESVA, encoded by the coding sequence ATGCCCCTCGATCCGCAGATCCAGGCCATGCGCGACCGCCGCGTCGAGGCCGCCGCGCCGCAGCTGTACACGCTCAGCCTGGCCGAGGCGCGGGCCGCCGACCTGGCCTCGATCCAGGCCGAGGCGCACGATCCGGAGCCGGTGCACGAGGTCGCCGACCGGGTGCTGCCGGCGGCCGGGCGCGGCATCCCGGTGCGCGTGTACCGCCCGAGCCCGGCGCGCGCGCTCCCGACCCTGCTCTACTTCTACGGCGGCGGCTGGACCCTCGGCGGCCTGGACACCTGCGACGGCATCTGCCGCACGCTGGCGAACCTGGCCGGCGTCCAGGTGGTCTCGGTCGGCTACCGCCTGGCGCCCGAGCACCGCTTCCCGGCCGCCGTCGAGGACTGCCGCGACGCCCTGCGCCACATCGCCGACCACCCCGCCGACTTCGGCACCGAGGCCGGCGCGCTGGCCGTCGGCGGCGACAGCGCCGGCGGCAACCTGGCCGCGGTCGCCGCGCTGCTGGCCCGCGAGGACCGGCTCAGCCTGGCCGGCCAGCTGCTCGTCTACCCCAACACCGACCAACTCGCCCTCGACGGCTCGATGCGCGAGAACGTCGACCCGTGGCTGTTCAACCACCGCTCGGTGTCCTGGTACCGCGAGCATTACCTGGCCGACCAGGCCGATGCCACGAACCCGCTCGCCTCGCCCCTGCTCGCCCCGGATCTGGCGGGCCTGCCGCCGGCGCTGGTCATCACCGCCGAGTACGACCCGTTGCGGGACCAGGGTGAGGCGTACGCGCGGCGCATGGCAGCGGCAGGGGTCAGCGTCGAGCTCACGCGGTACGAGGGCATGGTGCACGGGTTCTTCACCATGACCGGCGCCGTCGACGCCGCCCGCCACGCGGTGGCCCAAGCCGCCGGGGCGCTGCGCGGCTGGTTCGGGCTGGAGCCGGTCGGCTCGCCTACAGCGCATCAACCGGAAAGCGTCGCTTGA
- a CDS encoding alpha-ketoacid dehydrogenase subunit beta, translating into MTILSYLKALNRAIGDEMERDPAVCVFGEDVRVAVSNVTSGLVKRFGPERVLDMPISEQAFTGVATGAAMAGARPVIEYQIPALLFIAFEQIVNQAHKFSLMTGGQTSVPVTYLVPSSGSRDGWAGQHSDHPYSLFAHVGVKTVVPATPADAYGLLVTAIRDDDPVVVFAPAGAMGRRADVDLARLAPVPLGLGRIHRPGSDVTVVAVGHLVHDALEVAEELADTVDVEVFDPRSLYPFDWQGLAASLERTGRLVVVDDSNRSCGIGGEVLATAAETMRLVAPPRRVTRPDGAVLPFAEGLDRALQPTREQLRHAIQGVMKAGTTG; encoded by the coding sequence ATGACCATCCTGTCCTATCTCAAGGCCCTGAATCGTGCCATCGGCGACGAGATGGAGCGCGATCCGGCGGTGTGCGTGTTCGGCGAGGACGTGCGCGTCGCCGTCTCGAACGTCACCTCGGGGCTGGTCAAGCGCTTCGGCCCCGAGCGCGTGCTCGACATGCCGATCTCCGAGCAGGCCTTCACCGGCGTCGCGACCGGGGCGGCGATGGCCGGGGCCCGGCCGGTGATCGAGTACCAGATCCCGGCGCTGCTGTTCATCGCCTTCGAGCAGATCGTCAACCAGGCGCACAAGTTCTCGCTGATGACCGGCGGGCAGACCAGCGTGCCGGTGACGTACCTGGTCCCCAGCTCCGGCTCCCGCGACGGCTGGGCCGGCCAGCACTCCGACCACCCCTACAGCCTGTTCGCGCACGTCGGGGTGAAGACCGTGGTGCCGGCCACCCCCGCCGACGCCTACGGGCTGCTGGTCACCGCCATCCGCGACGACGACCCGGTGGTGGTGTTCGCCCCGGCCGGTGCGATGGGGCGGCGGGCCGACGTGGACCTCGCGCGGCTCGCGCCGGTGCCGTTGGGCCTCGGGCGGATCCACCGGCCGGGCAGCGACGTCACCGTCGTGGCCGTCGGCCATCTGGTGCACGACGCGCTGGAGGTCGCCGAGGAGCTCGCCGACACCGTCGACGTCGAGGTCTTCGACCCGCGCAGCCTGTACCCCTTCGACTGGCAGGGCCTGGCCGCCTCGCTGGAGCGCACCGGACGCCTGGTCGTCGTCGACGACAGCAACCGCTCCTGCGGCATCGGCGGCGAGGTCCTGGCCACGGCCGCGGAAACGATGCGCCTGGTCGCCCCGCCCAGACGCGTCACCCGGCCCGACGGCGCGGTGCTGCCGTTCGCCGAAGGCCTCGACCGCGCCCTCCAGCCGACGCGCGAACAGCTGCGCCATGCGATCCAGGGCGTGATGAAAGCAGGAACGACAGGATGA